A region of Ferruginibacter albus DNA encodes the following proteins:
- the infB gene encoding translation initiation factor IF-2, producing MSETASNTPRLMAAAKEFNIGKDTLIEFLTGKGFSADDLKPTAKLTEQMYRVLQAEFQQDKVAKQKAEQVELIKGSGNTEPKKKKDEEDLSFKKKEAAAPVVETPKPVEAETTTPPPAAPVEEAAQPQAVTNIEAPELEAPKIINKIDLDAIDSSTRPKKAAAKPVEKEAPKKGKKKTEETEEAPAATAPAPVAETAPPAAPEPTEPIIENIRAEKLEGPKILGKIELPVNSDTRPKRDTEDKRKRKRIPIERKNDFPPGQQQGQGQHQGGQQGRGGQPHDPNRNRPHGPGGGGHHGGQQRPAARFGNKPPFQRREDREIDAKEIQDKIKETQAKLTGGSGRGKSLKAKYRKARREELAEQAEGGADENNKLQVTEFISVSELANLMDVSFAEVIGKCMGLGIMVSINQRLEADVIELVASEFGYEVEFIGVDDAAEMEEEDEDDSPENQTPRPPIVTIMGHVDHGKTSLLDYIRQTNVIAGEAGGITQHIGAYEVTLADGRNITFLDTPGHEAFTAMRARGAKVTDIAVIVVAADDAVMPQTKEAISHAQAAEVPMIFALNKIDKDGANPEKIKEQLSTMNILVESWGGKFQSQEISAKKGLHVDLLMEKILLEADLLELKANAHRPASGTIIEASLDKGRGYVATILVQNGTLKQGDMIVSGQFFGKVKAMYNERNARMDEAPPSTPVLILGLNGAPQAGETFKVYHDESEAKEVAYKRGQILREQGMRARKHITLDEIGRRLALGNFKELNVIIKGDVDGSVEALSDSLQKLSTQEIVVKVIHKAVGAITESDVTLATASDAIIIGFNVRPSLQAGRLAENESIQIKLYSIIYNAIEEIKSAMEGMLEPGVEEKILGNVEIREVYKFDKVTVAGCFVLDGKLARNNRIRLVRDGIVIFTGELGSLKRFKDDVKEVTSSMECGLSIRNYNDIKVSDIVEAFEEVEVKRTL from the coding sequence ATGTCAGAAACAGCAAGTAATACACCACGATTAATGGCAGCCGCCAAAGAGTTCAACATTGGTAAAGACACCTTGATTGAATTCCTTACCGGCAAAGGCTTCAGTGCTGATGATCTGAAGCCCACTGCAAAGCTCACGGAACAAATGTACCGTGTGTTGCAGGCAGAATTTCAACAGGATAAAGTAGCTAAGCAGAAAGCCGAGCAGGTTGAATTAATAAAAGGCTCTGGTAATACTGAGCCTAAAAAGAAAAAAGACGAAGAAGATCTTTCTTTTAAAAAGAAAGAAGCGGCAGCGCCGGTAGTAGAAACGCCAAAACCGGTAGAGGCAGAAACAACAACTCCGCCGCCGGCAGCACCGGTTGAAGAAGCGGCACAACCACAAGCGGTTACCAACATAGAAGCGCCTGAATTAGAAGCGCCGAAGATCATTAATAAGATAGATCTGGATGCGATAGATTCTTCTACCCGTCCAAAAAAAGCAGCCGCAAAACCTGTAGAGAAAGAAGCACCTAAAAAAGGCAAGAAGAAAACAGAGGAAACTGAAGAAGCTCCGGCAGCGACAGCCCCTGCTCCTGTTGCAGAAACAGCACCACCTGCAGCTCCTGAACCTACTGAGCCGATTATCGAAAATATTCGTGCGGAAAAATTAGAAGGTCCTAAGATATTAGGAAAGATAGAGTTGCCGGTTAACAGCGACACAAGACCTAAAAGAGATACAGAAGATAAGCGTAAACGCAAGCGTATTCCTATTGAGCGTAAAAATGATTTTCCTCCCGGTCAACAACAAGGACAGGGACAACATCAAGGCGGTCAGCAAGGAAGAGGCGGACAACCACATGATCCAAACCGAAACAGGCCACATGGTCCCGGGGGCGGCGGTCATCATGGTGGTCAACAAAGACCTGCTGCACGTTTTGGCAACAAACCTCCTTTTCAACGTAGAGAAGACAGAGAGATTGATGCCAAAGAAATTCAGGATAAAATCAAGGAAACACAAGCCAAACTTACAGGCGGCAGTGGTCGCGGTAAGAGCTTAAAAGCAAAATACAGGAAAGCAAGAAGAGAAGAATTGGCAGAACAAGCCGAAGGTGGAGCAGATGAAAACAATAAGCTGCAGGTTACAGAATTTATTTCTGTAAGTGAATTGGCGAACTTGATGGATGTAAGCTTTGCTGAAGTTATCGGCAAGTGTATGGGGCTTGGTATAATGGTGTCTATTAATCAACGTTTGGAAGCAGATGTGATTGAGCTGGTAGCAAGCGAATTTGGATATGAAGTAGAATTTATTGGTGTGGATGACGCTGCCGAAATGGAAGAAGAGGATGAAGACGACAGCCCGGAAAATCAAACACCAAGACCGCCTATTGTAACGATCATGGGTCACGTTGACCATGGTAAAACCTCATTGCTGGATTATATACGTCAAACCAATGTAATTGCCGGCGAAGCCGGAGGTATTACGCAACATATAGGTGCATATGAAGTAACGTTGGCGGATGGACGAAATATTACATTTTTGGATACACCGGGTCACGAAGCGTTTACAGCTATGCGTGCCCGTGGTGCCAAGGTTACGGATATTGCAGTAATTGTTGTTGCAGCGGACGATGCGGTGATGCCTCAAACAAAGGAAGCCATCTCGCATGCACAGGCGGCAGAAGTACCAATGATCTTTGCTTTGAATAAAATTGATAAAGACGGAGCAAATCCTGAAAAGATAAAAGAACAGCTTTCTACCATGAACATCTTAGTAGAAAGTTGGGGCGGTAAATTTCAAAGCCAGGAAATAAGTGCTAAGAAAGGATTACACGTAGATCTATTGATGGAAAAAATATTGCTGGAAGCTGATCTGCTAGAGCTGAAAGCAAATGCTCATCGCCCGGCATCAGGAACAATTATTGAAGCGTCCTTAGATAAAGGTCGTGGATATGTTGCTACTATTTTAGTGCAAAACGGTACGTTGAAACAAGGCGATATGATCGTATCGGGTCAATTCTTCGGTAAGGTAAAAGCCATGTACAACGAACGTAATGCCCGAATGGATGAAGCGCCACCATCAACTCCTGTATTAATATTAGGTTTAAATGGTGCGCCACAGGCAGGTGAAACATTTAAAGTTTACCACGATGAAAGCGAGGCAAAAGAAGTGGCTTACAAACGCGGACAAATTTTGCGTGAACAGGGTATGCGTGCCCGTAAGCATATTACATTGGATGAGATCGGTCGCCGTTTGGCATTGGGTAACTTTAAAGAATTGAACGTAATTATTAAAGGTGATGTGGATGGATCTGTGGAAGCATTGAGCGACTCATTACAAAAATTAAGCACGCAGGAAATTGTTGTTAAGGTAATTCATAAAGCCGTAGGTGCGATCACCGAAAGCGATGTTACGTTAGCAACAGCATCGGATGCGATCATTATTGGTTTTAATGTTCGTCCTTCATTACAAGCCGGACGTTTAGCCGAAAATGAATCGATACAGATCAAGCTATACTCTATTATCTACAATGCTATTGAAGAAATTAAGAGTGCGATGGAAGGTATGTTGGAACCTGGCGTGGAAGAAAAAATATTGGGCAACGTAGAGATAAGAGAAGTGTACAAGTTTGATAAAGTAACGGTTGCCGGATGTTTTGTGTTAGATGGAAAACTGGCTCGTAATAACCGGATTCGTTTAGTAAGAGATGGTATTGTGATCTTTACCGGTGAATTGGGAAGTCTGAAACGCTTTAAAGATGACGTTAAGGAAGTAACATCGAGCATGGAATGCGGATTGAGCATCAGGAATTATAATGATATTAAAGTGAGCGACATTGTGGAGGCTTTTGAAGAAGTGGAAGTAAAAAGAACGCTGTAA
- a CDS encoding peptidylprolyl isomerase, whose product MKKKFLLAVFISALFITNGFAQTQKVLADKVIAVVGDKVILKSDIDNSIIDMQRQNMPVPANARCASLEQTMGIKALVLQAEKDSLPVSDEEIDADLDNQIRYFISAYGSKEELERIAGKTVYQMKEDYKQSFRERKLAAAMRDKIIGDIKITPYEVKQFFDKIPTDSLPFFESELQIGQIVEYPKASREAEEYAVDQLKEFKQQIESGAKKFETLASIYSNDPGSKDKGGEYQINRNERQWDPTFLAKAFSLKEGQISSPFKSKFGYHIVQMETRNGDDALVRHILIIPQITPTELNAARDKMDSVQQQLVSGKLQFGDAVSKYSDDDNSKFTGGMVTNREGSSIVTIDQLDKDMVLMLKDIKVGEYSKPTVFTDDRSKQGIRIIYLKSKTEPHRENLKDDYSKIAQQALEEKKNAALDKWFVEQIPTYYIKIDDEYKSCEEMKKWIK is encoded by the coding sequence ATGAAAAAGAAATTTCTTCTTGCAGTTTTTATTTCGGCATTATTTATTACTAACGGTTTTGCACAAACGCAAAAAGTGCTGGCTGATAAAGTGATCGCTGTTGTTGGTGACAAAGTAATTTTAAAAAGCGATATTGATAATAGCATTATTGATATGCAGCGGCAGAATATGCCTGTTCCGGCAAATGCCAGATGTGCATCATTAGAGCAAACCATGGGCATAAAAGCCCTGGTATTGCAGGCAGAAAAAGACTCTTTGCCAGTTTCTGATGAAGAAATAGATGCTGACCTGGATAACCAAATACGTTATTTCATCAGCGCTTACGGTTCTAAAGAAGAGCTGGAAAGAATAGCCGGTAAAACGGTTTATCAAATGAAAGAAGATTACAAGCAAAGCTTTCGTGAAAGAAAATTAGCGGCAGCAATGCGTGATAAGATCATAGGCGATATTAAGATCACTCCATATGAAGTAAAGCAGTTTTTTGATAAGATACCGACAGACAGTTTGCCTTTTTTTGAAAGCGAATTACAAATAGGACAAATTGTAGAATATCCTAAAGCCAGCAGGGAGGCAGAGGAATATGCCGTCGACCAATTGAAAGAATTTAAGCAGCAAATAGAAAGCGGCGCTAAAAAATTTGAAACGTTGGCAAGCATTTATTCAAACGATCCGGGCAGTAAAGATAAAGGCGGCGAATACCAGATCAACCGGAATGAACGCCAATGGGACCCTACCTTTTTAGCAAAGGCGTTTAGCTTAAAAGAAGGACAGATCTCGAGTCCTTTTAAATCTAAATTCGGTTATCATATTGTGCAGATGGAAACACGTAATGGCGATGATGCATTGGTGCGTCATATATTGATCATTCCGCAGATAACTCCAACAGAATTAAATGCAGCAAGAGACAAAATGGATTCTGTTCAACAACAACTGGTAAGCGGTAAATTACAGTTTGGTGATGCCGTTTCTAAATACAGCGATGATGACAATAGCAAATTTACCGGTGGCATGGTAACCAATAGAGAAGGTAGTTCTATTGTAACCATCGACCAATTGGATAAGGATATGGTGCTGATGTTAAAAGATATTAAAGTGGGTGAATACTCTAAACCTACTGTATTTACAGACGACAGAAGCAAACAAGGCATTCGTATTATTTATCTGAAAAGTAAAACAGAACCGCATCGTGAAAATTTAAAAGATGATTACAGTAAAATAGCACAACAAGCTTTAGAAGAAAAAAAGAACGCAGCTTTAGATAAATGGTTTGTTGAACAAATCCCTACCTATTATATCAAAATAGATGATGAATACAAGAGCTGTGAAGAAATGAAAAAGTGGATAAAGTAA
- a CDS encoding T9SS type A sorting domain-containing protein — translation MKNLLLLFFTSLCFDFANSQAPAIQWKKTFGSSWAERAYSTQPTKDGGCIVAGYANYNEDDVTGNHGGDDFWVVKLSFAGVIQWQQCYGGSYDDIAYSIQQTTDGGYIIAGSTLSSDGQVTGFHRNLQNPLWEDYWVVKIDSIGELQWQKTLGGTGFDEAYSVAQTLDGGYIVAGVSNSGDGDFVNGGNIVKLSSTGEIQWHHYQGGNFNYSVQQASDGGYIIAGALLGQFSILKIDSLGYQQWWKFYGGSGPDVANSVKQTRDGGYIVAGYTQSGDVTGYHGGSSDAWVIKLDSMGELQWNKALGGSYVDQANSIEQTTDGGYIIAGITNSNDGDASGYHGTAGAYSNTSGVIPDYWVVKISDTGKVQWQKTMGSSYLDYAYDVKQTTDGGYVVVGSTVAQKVNDDDVTGFHLNVSLPNASGYDYWIVKLAPDVVTPVQLISFTAIAQSCNVALLNWKTAQEINNKGFDIEQSTDGHTFYKVGFEAAKATNNNGLVYNFNCNNLIYGQTYFRLKQIDIDGSFEYSSIVSVKNYCTTSFITIFPNPASNSVHITGLINSTNNIKLTNESGATIKNWINTPERDFDISSLAKGIYFITIENKSYKFSKE, via the coding sequence ATGAAAAACCTACTACTGCTTTTTTTCACATCTCTTTGTTTTGATTTTGCTAATAGTCAAGCTCCTGCCATACAATGGAAAAAAACATTCGGAAGCAGCTGGGCGGAAAGGGCATACTCCACCCAACCAACAAAAGACGGCGGATGTATAGTAGCCGGTTACGCCAATTATAATGAAGACGATGTAACAGGCAATCATGGCGGCGACGATTTCTGGGTAGTAAAATTATCGTTTGCAGGTGTAATTCAATGGCAACAATGCTATGGCGGCAGTTATGATGATATAGCCTACAGCATTCAACAAACAACCGATGGTGGTTATATTATTGCAGGCTCTACACTTTCTAGCGATGGACAGGTAACCGGGTTTCACCGTAATCTACAGAATCCGCTATGGGAAGATTATTGGGTTGTAAAAATAGACAGCATCGGTGAGCTGCAATGGCAGAAAACATTGGGGGGAACAGGATTTGATGAAGCCTATAGCGTAGCGCAAACCTTGGATGGTGGGTACATTGTTGCTGGGGTTAGCAATTCGGGTGATGGTGATTTTGTAAATGGCGGCAATATTGTAAAGCTATCTTCCACCGGCGAAATACAATGGCACCATTACCAGGGAGGCAATTTCAATTACAGCGTGCAACAAGCCTCCGATGGCGGGTATATTATTGCAGGTGCCTTGTTGGGCCAGTTTAGTATTTTAAAAATAGATAGCCTTGGCTATCAACAATGGTGGAAGTTTTATGGGGGCAGCGGACCCGATGTTGCCAATAGTGTTAAACAAACCCGTGATGGCGGCTATATCGTTGCAGGCTATACGCAATCCGGCGATGTTACAGGGTACCATGGAGGCAGCTCTGATGCATGGGTAATAAAATTAGACAGTATGGGTGAGCTGCAATGGAATAAAGCATTAGGAGGTTCCTATGTAGATCAGGCAAATAGTATTGAACAAACTACTGACGGTGGTTATATCATTGCAGGTATCACTAATTCAAACGATGGAGATGCGAGTGGTTATCATGGTACAGCCGGGGCTTATAGTAATACCAGTGGGGTTATCCCTGATTATTGGGTGGTAAAAATAAGTGACACAGGGAAAGTACAATGGCAAAAAACAATGGGTAGCAGTTATCTGGATTATGCTTACGACGTTAAGCAAACTACTGATGGTGGTTATGTAGTAGTGGGTTCAACTGTTGCTCAAAAAGTAAACGATGACGATGTAACGGGTTTTCATTTAAATGTTTCATTGCCCAATGCCAGCGGCTACGATTACTGGATAGTAAAACTTGCGCCGGATGTTGTAACTCCAGTACAACTGATTTCCTTTACGGCTATTGCCCAAAGCTGCAATGTTGCATTATTAAATTGGAAGACAGCACAAGAAATAAACAACAAAGGTTTTGACATAGAACAAAGTACAGACGGCCACACTTTTTATAAAGTTGGTTTCGAAGCAGCTAAAGCAACCAATAATAATGGACTGGTCTATAATTTTAATTGTAACAATTTAATATACGGACAAACCTATTTTCGATTAAAGCAAATTGATATTGACGGAAGTTTTGAATATTCCTCAATTGTTTCTGTAAAGAACTATTGTACGACTAGTTTCATTACAATATTCCCAAATCCTGCAAGCAATTCAGTACATATAACCGGTTTGATAAATTCAACCAACAACATTAAACTTACTAATGAAAGCGGCGCAACAATTAAAAATTGGATAAACACGCCTGAAAGGGATTTTGATATTAGTAGCTTAGCAAAAGGAATTTACTTTATTACAATTGAGAACAAAAGCTATAAGTTCAGCAAAGAGTAA
- a CDS encoding T9SS type A sorting domain-containing protein, translated as MLKLYFLLFISFLFSSTLIAQSPHAAQLYGVTTFGGNNYLGSIFHYTPGTNIFTTDYSFERKVQGATPKCKIVAPGNGKYYGTTTSGGNYNAGVIFVWDSATNEYTEPYHFTGIDGNDARGEMIEYDHKFYGITNLGGTNNAGVIYEWDYSNNVYTKKIDLDNASGSNPDGTLTLIGNKFYGFTHTGGQYNKGVLFEWDVTSNTYTKKFDFDSTKGSNPVGKLVPFNGKLYAMCNAGGSSNMGTLYEWDYVTNTVTKKVDFTGTNGSHPLGFLSFYNNNLYATTYDGGTHNYGVIFQYNPTSNTYTKKLDMGFVYYPQLGNIRTVYPLGSLTLKGNIFWGVTSNGNSAGAIFSYDPATNVFSDYFFNNSSGYPVCDVGLTTPAAESYESFLVSGNMLLGTYSSAGVTYTGCIFKFLPDSNQFVSAVHMGAADGLYPNTYLTKLNNKLFGVTATGGYNHNGTIFEYDLTTHQYQTRFEFDGYKTGLQPTTSLTYCNGKFYGINSRGRSFKGSIGVGNTQTFASGWTNNRSYGEIYSWDPVSNLYQNISYNDVRQGLNVYPGATFINYNNKLYTIQPESYTDTATKILASGTVKEYDPIIDSFKDRAIIKAVEGNPFNANGISYYNGKFYGMTMSGGTGYGKGAMIYEWDTTTRVAVRKVILDSIGGFVPYGSLTLAGNEFYGITSNYGSGPSPYSVLFKWNPATNVLKKCSQLAYRCFGNPTYSEGKIYFASATNLTVLDLYAYDPVLDTSYWIREIPTNPGNWNKSCTAPNFYTQLVEVIPNQAPLLSNTPGTLTVCTNEAPHTTNFTLSDADNDSMLFRIASSNTALIPKQNILITHTDSTYTITYTSSANQTGVSIISVIANDGYGDSVNFSFKVNVIASNQIICTPVPIKLLSFTAQAKEKNVLISWQTTAEINLKEYTIERSTDGITFTKIALVNASNDNSYSFIDEYPYSGTNYYRLKSIDNNGEYTYSDIAKVSFQFSQYILTVYPNPVKEILYINANSSIKNIHAVITDITGRKMSEGNYSVIH; from the coding sequence ATGCTCAAACTTTATTTTTTATTATTCATTTCCTTTTTGTTTTCTTCCACCTTAATTGCCCAATCGCCACATGCTGCACAATTGTATGGCGTAACAACATTTGGCGGAAACAATTATTTAGGTTCTATCTTTCATTATACACCCGGCACTAATATTTTCACAACAGACTATAGCTTTGAAAGGAAAGTACAGGGAGCAACTCCAAAATGCAAAATAGTTGCCCCGGGTAATGGTAAATATTATGGTACTACTACGTCCGGAGGAAATTATAACGCAGGGGTGATCTTTGTGTGGGATTCTGCTACAAACGAGTATACTGAGCCTTATCATTTTACAGGCATCGATGGGAATGATGCCAGGGGAGAAATGATCGAATACGATCATAAATTTTACGGCATAACAAATTTGGGAGGAACAAATAATGCTGGTGTTATTTATGAGTGGGATTATAGCAATAACGTGTACACTAAAAAAATTGATCTTGATAATGCCAGCGGAAGCAATCCCGATGGAACATTAACATTAATAGGAAATAAATTTTACGGCTTTACCCACACAGGAGGACAATACAATAAAGGCGTTCTGTTTGAATGGGATGTTACATCAAATACCTATACAAAAAAGTTTGATTTTGATAGTACAAAAGGAAGCAATCCTGTTGGGAAGCTGGTTCCTTTCAACGGCAAGCTATATGCTATGTGCAATGCAGGTGGAAGTAGCAATATGGGTACGCTTTACGAATGGGATTACGTAACAAACACCGTTACTAAAAAAGTTGATTTTACCGGTACAAATGGCTCACATCCGTTGGGCTTTTTATCTTTCTATAATAATAATTTATATGCCACTACTTATGATGGCGGTACACATAACTACGGAGTAATTTTTCAATACAACCCTACATCAAATACTTACACAAAAAAGTTAGACATGGGTTTTGTATACTACCCGCAATTAGGCAATATACGTACGGTATATCCTTTAGGATCTTTAACGCTGAAAGGAAATATTTTTTGGGGAGTAACTTCAAATGGCAATAGTGCAGGTGCAATATTTTCTTATGATCCGGCCACCAATGTTTTTTCTGATTATTTTTTTAATAACTCTTCAGGATATCCTGTTTGCGATGTAGGATTAACTACACCGGCTGCCGAATCGTACGAATCGTTTTTAGTAAGTGGAAATATGCTGCTAGGTACTTATTCTTCTGCCGGAGTAACGTATACCGGTTGCATCTTTAAATTTTTGCCGGATTCAAACCAGTTTGTAAGTGCCGTGCACATGGGCGCCGCAGATGGATTGTATCCCAATACGTATTTAACTAAATTAAACAATAAGCTATTTGGTGTAACCGCTACCGGTGGTTATAATCATAACGGAACTATTTTCGAATATGATCTAACCACACACCAATACCAAACCCGTTTTGAATTTGACGGATATAAAACAGGTTTACAGCCAACCACTTCGCTTACTTATTGTAATGGAAAATTTTACGGCATCAATAGCAGGGGAAGATCTTTTAAAGGCAGCATTGGTGTAGGTAATACGCAAACCTTTGCCAGTGGCTGGACCAATAACAGATCTTACGGAGAGATCTATTCGTGGGATCCTGTAAGTAATCTCTATCAAAATATTAGTTATAATGATGTAAGGCAGGGGCTAAATGTTTACCCGGGCGCAACATTTATTAATTATAACAATAAACTTTATACCATACAACCCGAATCTTATACAGATACAGCAACAAAAATTTTAGCTTCCGGAACAGTAAAAGAATACGATCCAATTATTGATAGTTTTAAAGATAGGGCGATAATAAAAGCAGTAGAAGGAAATCCATTTAACGCAAATGGGATAAGCTATTATAATGGAAAATTTTATGGCATGACAATGAGCGGCGGTACAGGATACGGGAAGGGGGCTATGATATATGAGTGGGATACAACAACCCGTGTTGCTGTACGAAAAGTAATATTAGATAGCATTGGTGGTTTTGTGCCTTATGGCAGTTTAACATTGGCTGGCAATGAATTTTATGGCATTACTTCTAATTATGGTAGCGGTCCGTCGCCTTATAGTGTTTTATTTAAGTGGAACCCTGCAACAAATGTTCTAAAAAAATGCAGTCAGCTTGCTTATCGTTGTTTTGGAAATCCAACCTATAGCGAAGGGAAAATTTATTTTGCATCTGCTACTAATTTAACCGTGTTGGATCTTTATGCCTATGATCCCGTTTTGGATACTTCTTATTGGATAAGGGAAATACCTACAAACCCCGGCAATTGGAATAAAAGTTGCACCGCTCCCAACTTTTATACACAGTTAGTGGAAGTAATTCCCAACCAGGCTCCCCTCTTGTCAAACACACCGGGTACTTTAACTGTTTGTACCAATGAAGCACCTCATACAACTAATTTTACGTTAAGCGACGCAGATAATGACAGTATGCTGTTTCGCATTGCCAGCAGCAATACAGCATTGATTCCGAAACAGAATATTTTAATAACACATACAGACAGTACTTACACTATCACTTATACAAGCTCAGCTAACCAAACTGGTGTCTCTATTATTTCGGTTATTGCAAATGACGGATATGGCGACTCAGTAAATTTTTCTTTCAAGGTAAACGTAATTGCTTCGAATCAAATCATCTGTACGCCAGTACCAATAAAGCTACTGTCATTTACTGCGCAGGCAAAAGAAAAAAATGTTTTGATTAGCTGGCAAACCACTGCAGAGATAAATTTAAAAGAATATACTATTGAACGTAGCACCGATGGAATTACATTTACTAAGATAGCTCTTGTAAATGCTTCGAATGATAATAGCTATTCATTTATAGATGAATATCCTTATAGCGGAACTAATTATTATCGCCTGAAGAGTATTGATAACAATGGAGAATACACATACAGTGACATCGCTAAAGTCAGTTTTCAATTCTCGCAATATATATTAACTGTTTATCCAAACCCCGTAAAAGAGATTTTATATATCAATGCAAATTCCAGCATTAAAAATATCCATGCCGTTATAACAGATATTACCGGCAGAAAAATGAGTGAAGGAAATTATTCCGTAATTCATTAA
- a CDS encoding Rieske (2Fe-2S) protein, with protein sequence MKRYKWHKIADSVEELPFNENNLLEVEVAGKIVCMAKHNDVLHACSQKCPHAGAYMEEGYIDALGNIVCPIHRYKFSLQNGRNTSGEGYFLKTFPIETRADGIYIGLEQEGLFSWLK encoded by the coding sequence ATGAAAAGATACAAGTGGCATAAAATTGCAGACTCGGTAGAAGAGCTTCCTTTCAATGAAAATAATTTATTGGAAGTAGAAGTTGCCGGAAAAATAGTTTGCATGGCAAAACACAATGATGTGTTACATGCCTGCTCGCAAAAATGCCCGCATGCCGGCGCTTATATGGAGGAAGGGTATATTGATGCATTAGGCAATATTGTTTGCCCGATACACCGCTACAAATTCAGCCTGCAAAACGGTAGAAATACCAGCGGAGAAGGATATTTTTTAAAGACTTTCCCGATAGAAACACGTGCCGATGGCATCTATATAGGATTGGAACAGGAGGGTTTATTTAGCTGGCTGAAATAG
- the hflX gene encoding GTPase HflX, with translation MIEKQSKIKKEEKAILVGLVTKEQTEAQLNEYLSELAFLAETAGAKTIKTFSQKLLHPDTRTFVGKGKLEEIKNFIQHKNNDVQLVIFDDELTGSQIQNIEKELKVKTIDRSDLILDIFASRAKTAQAKTQVELAQYQYILPRLKGMWKHLERQGGGVGTRGPGETEIETDRRIVKDKISLLRKRLAEIDKQAFTQRKERGEFIRVSLVGYTNVGKSTLMSLLSKSEVFAENKLFATLDTTTRKVVFEQTPFLLSDTVGFIRKLPHHLVESFKSTLDEVREADILLHVVDVSHPQYEDQLNVVNKTLAELGAAEKPTVTIFNKMDKYEAETFDQWLEDDVKKEILQDLKQRWQNETKDNCVFVSATEKMNIAELRQTILNKVRELYRIRYPYKAEFFY, from the coding sequence TTGATAGAGAAACAATCAAAAATCAAGAAAGAGGAAAAAGCAATTTTAGTTGGTTTGGTAACTAAAGAGCAAACAGAAGCACAACTCAATGAATATTTATCTGAGTTGGCTTTTTTGGCAGAAACCGCCGGCGCTAAAACCATCAAGACATTCTCTCAAAAATTACTTCATCCCGATACAAGAACATTTGTTGGTAAAGGAAAGCTGGAAGAAATTAAAAACTTCATTCAGCATAAGAACAATGATGTTCAATTGGTAATATTTGATGATGAGCTAACAGGTTCTCAAATTCAGAATATAGAAAAAGAGCTGAAGGTTAAAACCATAGACCGTAGCGATCTTATCCTCGACATATTTGCCAGTCGTGCAAAAACAGCACAAGCCAAAACACAGGTGGAGCTGGCACAATACCAATACATTTTACCTCGCTTAAAAGGAATGTGGAAGCACTTGGAGAGACAAGGTGGTGGCGTTGGAACACGTGGCCCCGGTGAAACGGAAATTGAAACCGATCGTCGTATTGTAAAAGATAAGATCAGTCTCTTACGGAAACGCTTGGCCGAAATTGATAAGCAGGCTTTCACACAACGTAAAGAAAGAGGAGAATTCATACGCGTATCATTGGTAGGTTATACCAATGTTGGTAAATCAACCTTAATGAGCTTATTGAGCAAGAGTGAAGTATTTGCAGAAAATAAATTATTTGCTACGCTGGATACTACCACCCGTAAAGTAGTATTTGAACAAACTCCTTTTTTATTAAGCGATACCGTTGGATTTATTCGTAAGCTTCCGCATCATTTGGTTGAGAGCTTTAAAAGCACGTTGGATGAAGTAAGAGAAGCAGATATTTTATTGCATGTGGTAGATGTATCGCATCCGCAATACGAAGATCAGCTGAACGTAGTAAATAAAACATTGGCAGAATTAGGTGCTGCCGAAAAACCAACCGTTACCATTTTTAATAAGATGGACAAATACGAGGCAGAGACGTTTGATCAATGGTTGGAAGATGATGTAAAAAAAGAAATTCTGCAAGATCTAAAACAACGTTGGCAGAACGAAACAAAAGACAATTGTGTATTTGTTTCGGCTACTGAAAAAATGAATATCGCCGAACTGCGACAAACAATCTTAAATAAAGTACGTGAACTATATCGCATTCGTTATCCTTATAAAGCTGAATTCTTTTATTGA